DNA sequence from the Patescibacteria group bacterium genome:
GGTGGAATGTAAACCCAAGCCCCACATTTTAAATACCCAGCATTTTTACGTGCTGGGTATTTTTATATACAAGATTATTTTTGTTATTATTTCAAATTGTCCAAAAATTCTTTTGCGTACTGTTCGATCCCTGGGTCAAGTTTAACCGCCGCACCAACGGCCTCGATAGCCTTGTCTTTTTCGCCCCTCTGCGCATAAAGCTTGGCTAGATTTATCCAATTCGCCGACGTTGGCTCAAGTGTGACAATTCTTTTAGCTAATTTTTCAACACTTTCCCAGTCATTTTTATCAACATATCGCTTAACTAAACTTCTTACATATCCAACTGGTGACAATAAATCGGCGCCACCGGCAGATTGCACACATTCATCCAAGTATCTATAACCCTCTGTTTCCTTTTTTAAATAAATTAAAGTTTTACCAAGATAACAAGATGAGTCATAATAAGAGGGATGTAAATCATAGGCATAGCGCAAAGTTTCGAGAGCCTTATCTGTTTCTCCTTGTGTCATATAAACCTGCGCCTTCTGATAATAAACCGGCACTCGTCCTGGTGTTGCCTCAATTGATTTATTAATTGCTTCCAAGGCTCGACTAGAATAAAACATAAAACTCTCTGATCCAATCTGATAAATACTGGCGGCAGTATTTAAAACCTGCGCCAAGGCCATTTGATTCAAACTATCATGGGTATTGTAAGCAACATTCTTCTCAGCCAAACTAATTATATAATCCATATACTCTTTCTTTTTTTCAACAGTCAAGCCAGTTAAACTATTAGGGTCTGAAAACATTCGAATCAAACTTGTTCGACTATCACGATCAAGAACAGTGTCATAGCTCAAGGCCTTCTTGTATGCCGCAATTAATAACTCGGGGTTTTTAGCCACCTTCTGGCCATCAATAGTACCAACCAACATCTTCCAGGGTTTAACATTATATTGATAAGCAATTGTCAACATAATAATCCCAGAAATCAACAAGGCATAAATCTCCTTATTGTCAAAAGTTGTGTCTCCACCATCAATATCACTTACACCATTTTCCACATCTTCACCTTTTTTATTTAACCAATAAACATAGCCCAAAGAAATCATTAACATTTGATAAGTTGGAAAAGAATCAAATACGGCTAGATTTTGAATAAAGTAACCAACAAAAAGAGAGGTTAAAATAATAAACTCATGCAAATCAATATAATCTTTTCGATACCCTCTTATTAAATAATAAGCAAGGGCTACAAAAATAGATAAATACGTCAAAAGACCTAAGAAGCCAGTAGTGGACACAATATCGATTATATTATTATGGGCTCGATCAAAATAAGTATCACCTCTTGTAATATCATAAAAGGCCGGATCAAAATATTTATCAAAAATATAAGCATAATTACCATGACCAACGCCCAAGAACGGATGGTTTCTTAAATCCTTGATTCCGCCCCTCCATGAAATAAGGCGAGTTTGAAAAGTCGCCTTTTGAGTACTAATTGCACTGATATTACTAAATGGTGGCGTGTTTTTAACAAAATCACTATTCCTGTTCAAAAAGACAAAAGCTGTTAAAGCAATAAGAAAAACCAGAATTGAAAAAGTAGCAATACGTATTTTTTTATTTTTATACATGACGCCATAAAGAAATGCCATCAACATAAAACTAACACCCAAACCAACAAGCGCGCCAGTGGTTTGCAATTTCACAAATTCAAAATAAAAAATCAAATTCGGCAACAAATACAACCAGCGTAAACTGTTGTCTTTTTTTTCTTTTATAAATAAAAGAATAGTGAAATAAATATTAAAAATTAAATAGCCACTAACATAAGCAGTGTTACCGATATAGCTATAAGCCTGCGCGCCCTCCCCAAGTCCGTTAAGACTGACCAAGACAGCAATCACCAAAGATGTTACATATAACCACTTCCAATCAGTCCACGACTTAAAGGCTGTAATAATAACTAAATAAAGAATGAAAAAATGTAAAATATGAAAAGCACCCAACATTCTCTCAACATCGCCGAACATGCTTAAATTATAATCAACTCCGGTAAAAGATGAGATTATCATTATAGAGAAAAAGGCCATCATGCCGAAAGTGATATATGACTTCTTGGGGCGATACTGCGGATATTTCACAACAAAGGCTACCAAAATAATAAATAAAACTTCCATTAAAATATTAAAAGGAATTTGCTTGGAAGTAATATAAGGGAATAAAAGATTCTTAAAAACGAAAAAAACGAAAAACAACGACACGTAAACGCCAATCTGTAAAATCTTTAAATACATCTTTTGACTCATACTTTTAACTACTACTCTAAAACAAACAACAAATTTTTATTTTAAAATAAAATGAATAATAATAGACAAAAAGCGATTTAACTCTCGCTCTTTTATAAGTTTATAGTTAAATTATAGCAAAAAAAAAGCTAATGTCAAACAATATTTTTTTTATTTTAATTATGTTATACTTTAAATATGAAGATATTATACATTATAACAAAGGGAGAAATTGGCGGAGCACAGCAAGTGGTGCTTAATTTAGCGCGTCAACAAAAAAAAGAAGGACACGACGTAGTTGTCGGCTGGGGCGACGGTGAGTCCCTAAGAAATGAGCTCCAAAAATCAAATATTGCGTATAAAAATTTCGCTTATTTAAAAAGGAGTTATAATCCCCTCTTTGTATTATTTTTTGTTTGGGAAATAAAAAAATATCTAAGCAATAATAATTTTGACCTAGTTCATTTCCACAGCTCCAATACACTGCCTGGAGCCATAGGCGTTAAAATTAGCAACAAAAAATCACCAAAAACTATTTTTACTTTTCACGGTCTTTCCGTTCTCGATCCAAACTATGAAACCAATACCTTAAAAAGGATTATTTTTTGGGTTTATTTTAAATTATTTCTACTTTTTATCGATGAGAATATATTTGTTTGTAATTACAA
Encoded proteins:
- a CDS encoding O-antigen ligase family protein; the encoded protein is MSQKMYLKILQIGVYVSLFFVFFVFKNLLFPYITSKQIPFNILMEVLFIILVAFVVKYPQYRPKKSYITFGMMAFFSIMIISSFTGVDYNLSMFGDVERMLGAFHILHFFILYLVIITAFKSWTDWKWLYVTSLVIAVLVSLNGLGEGAQAYSYIGNTAYVSGYLIFNIYFTILLFIKEKKDNSLRWLYLLPNLIFYFEFVKLQTTGALVGLGVSFMLMAFLYGVMYKNKKIRIATFSILVFLIALTAFVFLNRNSDFVKNTPPFSNISAISTQKATFQTRLISWRGGIKDLRNHPFLGVGHGNYAYIFDKYFDPAFYDITRGDTYFDRAHNNIIDIVSTTGFLGLLTYLSIFVALAYYLIRGYRKDYIDLHEFIILTSLFVGYFIQNLAVFDSFPTYQMLMISLGYVYWLNKKGEDVENGVSDIDGGDTTFDNKEIYALLISGIIMLTIAYQYNVKPWKMLVGTIDGQKVAKNPELLIAAYKKALSYDTVLDRDSRTSLIRMFSDPNSLTGLTVEKKKEYMDYIISLAEKNVAYNTHDSLNQMALAQVLNTAASIYQIGSESFMFYSSRALEAINKSIEATPGRVPVYYQKAQVYMTQGETDKALETLRYAYDLHPSYYDSSCYLGKTLIYLKKETEGYRYLDECVQSAGGADLLSPVGYVRSLVKRYVDKNDWESVEKLAKRIVTLEPTSANWINLAKLYAQRGEKDKAIEAVGAAVKLDPGIEQYAKEFLDNLK